The genomic DNA CGAGCCGTTCGAGCGGTTCGAGCGGCCCGTCCCCGAGGGCCGCAAGCTCGTCGCCGACCTCAAGCAGCCACTGAAGGTCGAGCACATCGACGAATCGCTCAAGGACTACAACACCATCAGTTTCTACCGCCAGGGCGAGTTCATCGACCTCTGCCGCGGGCCGCACATCCCCCATGCCGGCAAGGTCGGCGCGTTCAAGCTGCTCAGCATCGCCGGGGCGTACTGGAAGAACGACGCCGCCCGCCAGCAACTCCAGCGGCTCTACGGCACCGCCTTCTTCGACCAGAAGTCGCTCGACGCCTATTTGAAGCAAGTTGAGGAAGCCAAGAAGCGGGACCACCGCGTGCTGGGCAAGCAGCTCAAGCTGTTCACCATCAGCCAGGCGGCCGGGCCGGGCATGATCCTCTGGATGCCCAAGGGGGCGACCGTCCGTGGCCTGCTGGAAACCTTCATTCGCGACGAACTGGTCAAGCGCGGCTACTCGCCCGTTTACACCCCGCACATTGGCCACCTGAACCTGTACCGGACCAGCGGCCACTTCCCGTACTACGCGGACGCCCAGTTCCCGCCTCTGTTCATGAACCCGCTCGTCCAAACCGCGGACACCTGGTACACCCTGCTCGAAAAGAAGCACCTCACTCCCGAGCGCGAGAAACACTTCGTCGACCTCATCGAAGGGTTGAGCGAAGGCAAATTCCCCGAGGGGATGGACGACTACCCGCGGTACTCGTGGGGCCAGATCGCGCTCGACCTGCGGGCGCTCTGGATCGATTACAAAGAGGCCAAGGACGACGAGGCGAAGAAGACCGTCCTCAAAAACTGGATGAGCGGCCAAGAGGGCTACCTCCTGAAGCCGATGAACTGCCCGCACCACATCCAGATTTACAAGGCCGTGCCCAAGAGCTACCGCGACCTGCCGCTCAAGCTGGCCGAGTTCGGCACCGTTTACCGGTTCGAGCAGTCCGGCGAACTGAACGGCATGACCCGCGTCCGCGGCTTCACCCAGGACGACGCCCACCTGTTCGTCACCCCCGAACAGGTCGAGGGCGAACTGCGGTCGGAAATCGAACTCGTGCTGTTCATCCTCAAGACCCTCGGGCTGACCGACTTCCGGGTCCGCGTGAGCATACGTGACCCGAACAGCGCCAAGTATGTCGGCGACGCCGAGCTGTGGGAGAAGGCTGAGAAGACGCTGCTCGACATCGTGAAATCGACCGAACTGAACTACGCGATCGGCGTCGGCGAGGCGGCCTTCTACGGGCCGAAGCTCGACTTCCTGATCCGCGACTGCATCGGCCGCGAGTGGCAGCTCGGGACCGTTCAGCTCGACTACAACCTGCCCAACCGCTTCGAGCTGGAGTACACCGGGTCGGACAACAAGACGCACCGGCCGGTGATGCTGCACCGGGCTCCATTCGGCAGCCTGGAGCGGTTCTGCGGCATCCTGATCGAGCACTTCGCCGGGGCGTTCCCGCTCTGGCTGGCGCCCGAGCAGGCCCGGGTGATCCCGCTGCGGGACGAGTTCGACGACTACGCCCGCAAGGTCGAGGCCCAGTTCAAGGCCGCCGGCCTGCGGGTGACCGGCGACTACCGGCACGAGGACATGCGGAGCAAGATCCGCGACGCCTCGCTGGAGAAGTTGCCGTACCTGCTGATCGTCGGTGGCAAAGAGCAGGAGGCCGGTAAGGTCGCCCTCCGCGACGAATCGATCGCCGACATCAAGAAGCGGGACGTCGGCTCGTTCCCGGTGGACGAGGTGGTGGCGCGGTTCAAGGAGGAAGTGGACGCCAAGCGGATTCGCTCGATCAGCACCGCTACGGCGAACGTCGAAGGGAGCGGGGCGAAGTACGGGGAGTAACGCGACGGCGGCCGGGTGTGGGGAGGGCTCGGTCTCCTCGCACTCGGCCCGGTTCACCTGTGGCTATTCTTCACCGATTTTGACTTCCAGATCGACATAACCGGTCTCGCCCGGCCGGACTTCCACCGTCGCCTTGCGATACCCGGCTTTCGTGAGTCGCGTCCGCGCGTCTTCTAACGCCGGATGTGCCAGCGATTGTCCGGGGGTCAGTTTCACCGCATCCAGTATCTTCTTTTCATCTTTCCCGGCGTTGCCGGTGATAACAATCCGACCCACCCGGTCCGGCGCGGCCGAAACGGCCGGCACGATTCCGAGCCGGCTGATCCGCTCAACCTGCTTTCCCATCAGCGTCCGAATCGCCTTGGTGAGTTCGATTTCTTTTTTCTCGAGTTCCGCCTTCTGGGCCCGCAACGCCTCGAACTCATCGAGCATCTGGTCCAGCGATTTGTCCGGCTTGACGGGCGACGGAGCTGGCCGCGCCGGAATGACTGTTAGGTGGATGGGAATAGGGAATGCGATGCCTGACGGCTGGGCAGTCGGTAGCGTGGGGCTATTTTGTGGACGGGCGGGGCCGCAAACGAGTGCCGTCAAAACGGCCGAGGCGAGCAGGGATCGTATTCTCACGTCAGCTCCTCGTGTCCGGGTTGCAAGAAGGTCAAGGCGGGGCAGGGTATTCGCACGGACGGCTCGGCGTCAAGGTCTCCGTGAGAACACTTTCGGACCGTTCGACATCGCCAGCATGTTTCAAAGGGGATGTGGTCGCCAAGCAGATTCGGTCCATGAACACCGCCACGGCGAACGTCGAAGGCAGCGGGGCGAAGTACGGGGAGTAACCGCTGGACATACTGGGTGACCGGGTTCGGCCACCCACTATGCACGCCGACGCCTGGGGCATTTTTTGCATTTATTGCGCTGAAACCCCCGTTTTGAAACGGGCGCGTCTGGGCGACTGCCGGGCCTCGACCGTCTGGGGCATTTTTTGCATTTATTGCGCTGAAGCCCCCGTTTTGGGGACCGGCGGATTGCCACGGTTGGAGCAGGAAGCCGGCAAGGTCGCCCTCCGCGACGAGTCGATCGCCGACATCAAGAAGTGGGACGTCGGCTCGTTCCCGGTGGACGAGGTGGTCGCGCGGTTCAAGGAGGAAGTGGACGCCAAGCGGGTTCGTTCGATCAGCAACGCCACGGCGAACGTCGAAGGGAATGGGGTAAAGTACGGAGAGTAACCGCTAGGCATTGCGGGCGAACGGGGCAGCCACCCCGAGCCCGCCCAACACCAGCTAACAACAACGGACCAACCGGGCGGAACATGCAC from Fimbriiglobus ruber includes the following:
- the thrS gene encoding threonine--tRNA ligase — protein: MSAISLKLPDGSVRQVPVGTRPREVAESIGKRLAAAAVAAKVNGTVVDLDRELPASDGEISFELLTDKNPEALDVLRHSAAHIMARAVMRLFPGAQLAFGPTTDTGFYYDIDSPTPVTEADFPRIEEEMRKIVKLAEPFERFERPVPEGRKLVADLKQPLKVEHIDESLKDYNTISFYRQGEFIDLCRGPHIPHAGKVGAFKLLSIAGAYWKNDAARQQLQRLYGTAFFDQKSLDAYLKQVEEAKKRDHRVLGKQLKLFTISQAAGPGMILWMPKGATVRGLLETFIRDELVKRGYSPVYTPHIGHLNLYRTSGHFPYYADAQFPPLFMNPLVQTADTWYTLLEKKHLTPEREKHFVDLIEGLSEGKFPEGMDDYPRYSWGQIALDLRALWIDYKEAKDDEAKKTVLKNWMSGQEGYLLKPMNCPHHIQIYKAVPKSYRDLPLKLAEFGTVYRFEQSGELNGMTRVRGFTQDDAHLFVTPEQVEGELRSEIELVLFILKTLGLTDFRVRVSIRDPNSAKYVGDAELWEKAEKTLLDIVKSTELNYAIGVGEAAFYGPKLDFLIRDCIGREWQLGTVQLDYNLPNRFELEYTGSDNKTHRPVMLHRAPFGSLERFCGILIEHFAGAFPLWLAPEQARVIPLRDEFDDYARKVEAQFKAAGLRVTGDYRHEDMRSKIRDASLEKLPYLLIVGGKEQEAGKVALRDESIADIKKRDVGSFPVDEVVARFKEEVDAKRIRSISTATANVEGSGAKYGE
- a CDS encoding POTRA domain-containing protein, giving the protein MRIRSLLASAVLTALVCGPARPQNSPTLPTAQPSGIAFPIPIHLTVIPARPAPSPVKPDKSLDQMLDEFEALRAQKAELEKKEIELTKAIRTLMGKQVERISRLGIVPAVSAAPDRVGRIVITGNAGKDEKKILDAVKLTPGQSLAHPALEDARTRLTKAGYRKATVEVRPGETGYVDLEVKIGEE